From Candoia aspera isolate rCanAsp1 chromosome 4, rCanAsp1.hap2, whole genome shotgun sequence, a single genomic window includes:
- the UBE3C gene encoding ubiquitin-protein ligase E3C: MFSFEGEFKTRPKVSLGGASKKEEKASLLHRTQEERRKREEERRRLKNAIIIQSFVRGYRDRKHQYSIQRSEFDRYANLAQSGGSFSSASGANLTLLVRQLLFFYRHNEDSKRLIWICQNLIKQNSLFVKQLDGPDKLTCLYQIKRLLGLCCRLLQNCNDDSLNVALPMRMLEVFSSENTYLPVLQDANNVTSIIEQILHYVIQNGYYRSLYLLINNKLPSSIEYSDVSRVPIAKILLENVLKPLHFNYSSCPEDARQQVFAAFTEEFLAAPFTDQIFHFIIPALADVETCFPYELFLNALLLTESSRLRKSERAPWLFYFVLIAGETYLGSLSEEGLLVYLRVLQSFLSQLPVSVSGTDCQDSASDSEDEEISKMSSMPGDGRISVQYITEECLSKLDTKQQTNTLLNMVWRDSASEEVFTLMASICHTLMVQHRMMVPKVRLLYSLAFNARFLRHLWYLISSMTTRMITGSMVPLLQVISRGSPMSLEDSSRIIPLFYLFSSLFSHSLISIHDNEFFGDPIEVVGQRQSSMMPFTLEELVILSRCLRDACLGIIKLAYPETKPEVREEYIAAFRSIGVTTNTEMQQCIQTEQKRWIQLFKVITNLVKMLKSRDTRRNFCPPNHWLSEQENIKADKVTQLYVPSARHVWRVRRMGRIGPLQSTLDVGLDPAPLSVSEERQLAILTELPFVVPFEERVKIFQRLIYADKQEVQGEGPFLDGINVTIRRNYIYEDAYDKLSPENEPDLKKRIRVHLLNAHGLDEAGIDGGGIFREFLNELLKSGFNPNQGFFKTTNEGLLYPNPAAQMLVGGSYARHYYFLGRMLGKALYENMLVELPFASFFLSKLLGTSADVDIHHLASLDPEMYKNLLFLKSYEGDVEELGLNFTVVNNDLGEAQVVELKLGGKDIPVTSANRIAYIHLVADYRLNKQIRQHCLAFRQGLANVVNLEWLRMFDQQEIQVLISGAQVPISLEDLKTFTNYSGGYSADHPVIKIFWRVVESFTDDEKRKLLKFVTSCSRPPLLGFKELYPAFCIHNGGSDLERLPTASTCMNLLKLPEFCDEHLMRSKLLYAIECAAGFELS; this comes from the exons GAGGAAAAGGCATCTCTTTTGCATCGTACGCAGGAGGAGAGACGAAAACGAGAG gaagaaaggagaaggcTGAAAAATGCAATCATCATCCAGTCCTTTGTTCGGGGATACAGGGACAGAAAACACCAA TATTCTATTCAGAGGAGTGAATTTGATCGCTATGCTAATTTAGCACAATCTGGAGGAAGTTTCTCCTCTGCCAGTGGAGCAAACCTGACTCTCTTAGTTCGCcaacttctgtttttctacagACATAATGAAGATTCTAAACGTTTG ataTGGATATGCCAAAATTTGATTAAACAAAATTCTCTATTTGTGAAGCAGCTTGATGGTCCTGACAAACTTACATGCTTATACCAGATAAAAAGGCTGTTGGGCCTGTGTTGCAG ATTGCTGCAAAACTGCAATGATGACAGTCTGAATGTTGCACTTCCTATGAGGATGCTTGAAGTATTTTCATCTGAGAATACCTATTTGCCTGTTTTACAAGATGCTAACAATGTTACATCAATAATTGAACAAATCTTGCACTACGTGATTCAAAATG gaTACTACAGATCTCTTTATCTCCTAATAAATAACAAGCTTCCATCAAGTATTGAGTATTCTGATGTCTCTCGGGTTCCTATTGCAAAAATACTGTTAGAGAATGTTCTGAAGCCTTTGCACTTTAATTATAGCTCCTGTCCTGAAGATGCCAG GCAACAGGTTTTTGCTGCTTTTACAGAAGAGTTCCTGGCAGCACCTTTTACAGACCAGATATTCCATTTCATCATTCCAGCACTTGCGGATGTAGAGACCTGTTTTCCCTATGAACTCTTTCTAAATGCACTATTATTAACAGAAAGTAGTCGTTTGAGGAAAAGTGAGAGAGCTCCTTGGCTTTTTTACTTTGTTCTAATAGCTGGTGAAACTTACTTAG GTTCTCTATCAGAAGAAGGGTTGCTTGTGTATTTGCGGGTGCTCCAGTCATTTCTTTCTCAGTTACCTGTCTCAGTGTCAGGTACAGATTGTCAGgactcagcaagtgactctgaagatgaagaaattagTAAGATGTCATCTATGCCT GGAGATGGAAGAATATCAGTCCAATATATAACTGAAGAGTGTCTTTCAAAGCTGGACACGAAGCAGCAGACAAACACTCTTCTAAACATGGTTTGGAGAGATTCAGCTAGTGAAGAAGTCTTCACTCTGATGGCTTCCATTTGCCATACGTTGATGGTGCAGCACCGAATGATGGTGCCAAAAGTCAG aCTTTTGTACAGTTTAGCTTttaatgccaggtttttgaggcATCTTTGGTATTTAATCTCATCAATGACAACACGAATGATTACTGG gTCTATGGTGCCACTCCTTCAAGTAATATCACGTGGTTCCCCAATGTCGTTAGAAGATTCTAGTCGGATCATCCCTCTCTTCTACCTTTTTAGCTCTTTGTTTAGTCACTCACTTATTTCTATCCATGATAATGAATTCTTTGGTGACCCTATAGAAG ttgTAGGTCAAAGACAATCATCAATGATGCCTTTCACGTTAGAAGAACTGGTCATATTATCACGCTGTCTTCGCGATGCTTGTTTAGGAATTATTAAATTGGCATATCCAGAAACCAAGCCAGAAGTTCGTGAAGAATATATTGCAGCATTTAGAAGTATTGGAGTCACCACAAATACAGAAATGCAGCAGTGCATCCAAACAGAACAGAAACGGTGGATTCAGCTCTTTAAG GTAATCACTAATTTAGTGAAAATGCTGAAATCCAGAGATACAAGAAGGAATTTCTGCCCACCAAATCACTGGCTATCAGAACAAGAAAACATTAAAGCAGATAAG GTGACACAGCTTTATGTGCCATCAGCCAGACATGTGTGGAGAGTGAGAAGAATGGGAAGAATAGGACCCTTGCAGTCAACTTTGGATG tggGATTGGATCCAGCACCTCTTTCTGTGTCGGAGGAGCGACAGCTTGCAATATTGACAGAGCTGCCTTTCGTGGTTCCTTTTGAAGAAAGAGTAAAG ATCTTCCAAAGACTGATCTATGCTGACAAACAGGAAGTACAAGGAGAAGGTCCATTTCTGGATGGAATTAATGTCACCATCAGAAGAAATTATATTTATGAAGATGCGTACGACAAACTTTCCCCTGAAAATG aaccTGATTTGAAAAAACGGATTCGTGTTCATTTACTCAATGCTCACGGTCTAGATGAAGCTGGTATTGATGGGGGTGGAATATTCCGAGAATTTTTGAATGAACTACTTAAATCAGGATTTAACCCTAACCAGGGTTTTTTTAAGACTACCAATGAAGGACTGCTTTACCCAAATCCTGCTGCACAAATGCTTGTTGGAGGTTCTTATGCAAGGCACTATTATTTCCTTGGGCGGATGCTGGGGAAG gctttataTGAAAATATGCTGGTTGAGCTTCCATTCGCCAGTTTTTTCCTCTCCAAGTTGCTGGGGACAAGTGCAGATGTAGACATTCATCATTTGGCATCCCTGGATCCTGAAATGTACAAAAACCTCCTTTTTCTCAAGAGCTATGAAGGAGACGTGGAAGAACTTGGGCTGAACTTTACGGTGGTAAATAATGACTTGGGAGAGGCACAG gTGGTTGAATTGAAGCTTGGAGGAAAGGATATTCCTGTTACTAGTGCTAACCGAATTGCCTACATTCATCTTGTGGCAGACTACAggttaaataaacaaatcagaCAGCACTGCCTGGCGTTCAGACAAGGTCTTGCGAATGTTGTTAATCTTGAGTGGCTTAGAATGTTCGATCAACAGGAAATACAG GTTTTGATTTCTGGTGCCCAGGTTCCAATTAGTCTAGAGGATCTTAAAACTTTCACAAACTATTCAG gAGGTTATTCTGCAGATCATCCAGTAATCAAAATCTTTTGGAGAGTAGTTGAAAGTTTCACGGATGATGAAAAACGTAAATTACTCAAGTTTGTGACAAGCTGCTCACGGCCTCCTCTCTTGGGGTTTAAG